In one Clostridia bacterium genomic region, the following are encoded:
- a CDS encoding sugar-transfer associated ATP-grasp domain-containing protein has translation MGLTNKKILKRLVAFVNNDLLNLYLNYTYKKQIKMKLKKTDFIDSNYKRHIKEYWNRYNLRINLDWHKWYYSRNGIKDVRYIPEYIYYCYIESYFNRATLNEAYSDKAIHNILFSDIKRPTTIAKNVGGVFYDDKFDLISLDEIIDHYNKKKKIVIKPTIESGGGRNICFIDNEEIADTHCELIRIITEFKQDFIIQEVIDQHPELKVINPQSVNTIRVMSIFLNGKVHIISPRLRMGVNGSKVDNVSVGGLSCGIMEDGRLRKYAFDTFGICFEKHPQGFVFEGKRVPSYDKIVNIIKKEHIKFGHFKLISWDFAVDINAEPILIEINLRFQGINGGQLCNGPLFGDLTDEILREVFTNKCNVKVPLTKEVSSRI, from the coding sequence GTGGGCTTAACGAACAAGAAAATTTTAAAAAGATTAGTCGCTTTCGTTAATAACGACTTACTTAACTTGTATTTAAATTATACATATAAGAAACAAATAAAGATGAAACTTAAGAAAACCGACTTTATTGATTCTAATTATAAACGACACATTAAAGAATACTGGAATAGATATAACCTAAGAATTAATTTAGATTGGCACAAGTGGTATTATTCGAGGAATGGAATCAAGGATGTAAGATATATTCCAGAGTATATTTACTACTGTTATATAGAGTCTTACTTTAACAGGGCTACTTTAAATGAAGCATATTCTGATAAAGCAATTCATAATATTTTGTTTAGCGATATAAAAAGACCAACTACAATAGCTAAAAATGTAGGTGGGGTCTTTTATGATGATAAATTTGATTTGATTTCATTAGATGAAATTATTGATCATTACAACAAAAAGAAAAAGATAGTTATAAAACCAACTATCGAAAGCGGCGGTGGCAGAAATATATGCTTTATAGACAATGAAGAAATCGCTGATACGCATTGTGAGTTAATCAGGATAATTACTGAATTTAAACAAGACTTTATAATTCAAGAAGTAATAGATCAGCATCCAGAACTAAAAGTTATTAACCCACAATCCGTAAATACAATAAGAGTTATGTCAATATTTTTAAATGGCAAAGTGCATATAATTTCCCCAAGATTAAGAATGGGGGTAAATGGCTCTAAAGTAGATAATGTCTCGGTAGGGGGTCTTTCATGTGGGATTATGGAAGATGGAAGATTAAGAAAATATGCCTTTGATACTTTTGGGATATGTTTTGAAAAACATCCCCAAGGATTTGTATTTGAAGGGAAGAGAGTACCTTCATATGATAAAATAGTCAATATTATTAAAAAAGAACATATTAAATTTGGACATTTTAAATTGATTTCATGGGATTTTGCAGTAGATATTAATGCTGAACCAATACTAATTGAAATTAATTTAAGGTTTCAGGGAATAAATGGTGGACAACTTTGTAATGGGCCGCTATTTGGTGATTTAACCGATGAAATCCTTAGAGAAGTTTTTACAAATAAATGTAATGTGAAAGTACCATTGACTAAAGAAGTATCAAGTAG